A genome region from Eurosta solidaginis isolate ZX-2024a chromosome 2, ASM4086904v1, whole genome shotgun sequence includes the following:
- the spz4 gene encoding protein spaetzle 4 — translation MEYINMDKRFKISKTLIIYFIFLLLFIVAISRPNDAYGYDSANSCTAQESKQARRGRAQMLAAIPCDLTRQDYCHLPGSAYPWHAVRRFVHENHGLMKRMYGDVRHILVLRDEILNNEIDENDYEDVAERYSKKPHRIRAAKYMQAQHENHPGSIRSNDDITEPHFRPVSTTITTTTTPVVPKETIVQESTSAANERKEAKMSDERPSQKRTAGGAYRRRFNTTTNIGSGHRRRVNVYINRNRPLHSSLRRRNTTTTTTEEPKLDVENTEQASEITMKDETVFQISGDDGNIASNSVYEISTSPEAPLFPGDNIQIIESPQLGQLQKPLTEQNNNSEMATISTILKVVTTSATKERPPLNAAVDAPARTAATPLQEIPAHEEDRQRPPQTIKLHQLRKQNATTELNTKKESSILKLQAPNERDRLQSDVSLSVVSSTTTEYALKGNANEFTDVNTKKGSVGVANMDPDSVWTLMKSTTTLAPALKNSILLQYDENDGNKSDLAQTTLSKQTTTVTMPASIQTDKPTNSINAADTNDEEVEAHVVQITIDEKQHSSQELSQSTSAQTTPPNRAIAAASTKPVLREGQLYQDAIKQEVMAPPNVRGINACPGKEEVVAPFWANNTRGEILALLNLYPFEQYIHWEKCTQENRQMYCREGCRCEQQYRLHRLLAYDPHNECRGIFSDWFRFPSCCICKCYGMPVEFRATSRSPRSERMDDFETVSAESDYEEDLDDSIGSGTQHQRLHPFDAAEQLVRQAIYEHATEDWYRPRDDFDFYED, via the exons ATATATTTCATCTTTCTTTTACTCTTCATCGTCGCTATTAGTCGGCCCAATGATGCGTACGGCTATGACTCTGCCAATTCCTGCACTGCACAAGAATCCAAACAAGCGAGACGCGGGCGCGCACAAATGCTCGCTGCCATACCCTGTGACCTAACGCGCCAAGACTATTGTCATCTGCCGGGCTCCGCATATCCCTGGCATGCAGTACGTCGATTTGTACACGAAAATCATGGACTTATGAAACGAATGTACGGTGATGTACGACATATTTTAGTGTTGCGCGATGAAATACTCAATAATGAAATCGATGAAAATGACTATGAGGACGTAGCAGAACGCTACTCAAAAAAACCGCATAGGATACGTGCAGCCAAATATATGCAAGCACAACACGAAAATCATCCTGGGAGTATCCGATCTAATGACGATATAACAGAACCACATTTTCGGCCCGTTTCGACAACGATAACAACAACTACAACTCCAGTCGTGCCAAAAGAGACAATCGTACAAGAGAGTACAAGTGCTGCTAACGAGAGAAAAGAGGCGAAAATGAGCGATGAACGACCTAGCCAAAAGAGAACTGCTGGCGGAGCGTATCGACGAAgatttaatacaacaacaaacattggAAGCGGGCATAGACGACGCGTAAATGTTTATATAAATCGTAATAGACCTTTACATTCCTCATTGCGTCGACGCAACACTACAACAACGACTACCGAGGAGCCGAAATTGGATGTGGAAAACACCGAACAAGCGAGTGAAATTACAATGAAAGACGAAACTGTGTTCCAAATATCCGGAGATGATGGCAATATCGCTTCGAATAGCGTGTACGAGATATCGACTTCGCCAGAAGCGCCACTGTTTCCGGGTGATAACATACAAATTATTGAATCACCGCAGCTCGGACAGCTACAGAAACCATTGACTGAGCAAAATAATAACTCTGAAATGGCGACTATTTCTACTATACTAAAAGTGGTTACGACGTCTGCAACAAAGGAGAGACCGCCTCTTAATGCAGCAGTTGACGCACCAGCTCGAACAGCAGCCACGCCTCTTCAAGAGATACCTGCACATGAAGAAGACCGTCAACGACCGCCACAAACTATTAAACTTCATCAATTGAGGAAACAAAATGCAACAACTGAActtaatacaaaaaaagaaaGTTCGATCTTAAAATTACAAGCGCCCAACGAAAGAGACAGATTACAAAGTGACGTATCTCTTTCGGTTGTGAGTTCTACCACTACAGAATATGCGTTAAAAGGCAATGCGAATGAGTTCACAGACGTTAATACAAAAAAGGGAAGCGTCGGCGTAGCTAACATGGACCCGGACTCGGTCTGGACTCTGATGAAGTCAACTACGACGTTAGCGCCAGCTTTAAAAAATAGCATACTACTGCAATACGACGAGAACGACGGAAACAAATCCGACTTAGCTCAAACAACGTTGAGCAAGCAAACCACTACTGTCACAATGCCCGCCTCAATACAAACGGATAAACCCACAAACTCAATAAACGCAGCAGATACCAATGATGAAGAGGTAGAGGCGCATGTTGTACAAATTACCATCGATGAAAAACAGCATAGCTCACAAGAGCTGTCACAAAGTACGTCAGCTCAAACAACACCACCGAATAGGGCAATAGCGGCTGCGTCCACAAAACCGGTGCTGCGTGAAGGTCAACTGTATCAGGATGCAATAAAGCAGGAAGTGATGGCGCCGCCAAATGTGCGCGGAAT CAATGCTTGTCCGGGCAAGGAGGAAGTGGTGGCCCCATTTTGGGCAAATAATACACGCGGTGAAATACTCGCCCTACTAAATCTCTATCCCTTCGAACAATATATACATTGGGAGAAATGTACTCAAGAGAATCGTCAGATGTATTGTCGTGAAGGTTGCCGCTGCGAACAGCAATATCGTCTACACCGACTGCTTGCCTATGACCCACATAACGAATGTCGCGGCATATTCTCTGATTGGTTTCGTTTCCCCTCGTGTTGTATTTGCAAATGCTATGGCATGCCAGTAGAATTTCGAGCTACATCTCGCAGTCCTCGTTCCGAGCGTATGGACGACTTTGAGACAGTGTCAGCGGAAAGCGATTATGAAGAAGATTTAGATGATTCAATTGGCTCGGGAACTCAGCACCAGCGACTACATCCTTTTGATGCAGCGGAACAGCTAGTGCGGCAGGCGATCTATGAACATGCGACAGAGGATTGGTATCGACCTAGAGATGATTTTGACTTTTACGAAGATTAA